CTTGTCCATGGACTCGCCCTTGATGTCGCCGATCTTGATGAAAATATCAACAGCCATGTTTTCTCCCTGTGTGGCTCTTGCCACTGAATTTGAGTGACTCCAAATGGGCAGTGCTTTTGTGTGGGTGGGGCTTGCCCCCGATGCAGGCACCTCGGTGTGTCAGTCACACCCCAGTGATGCTATCGGGGGCAAGCCCCCTCCCACAGAAGAGCCAGCTCATCCGTGGGTCAGGCGCTTTTCGCCGAAGGCAGCTTCGACACCAGACGCAACGACACGGTCAGCCCTTCGAGCTGGTAGTGCGGGCGTAGATAGAACTTGGAGTTGTAGTAACCCGGGTTGCCTTCTACTTCTTCGACGATCACTTCGGCGGCTGCCAATGGGTGCTGGGCCTTGGTGGTTTCGGTGGAGTGCGCCGGATCGCCGTCCACGTAGTTGAGGATCCAGTCCTGCAACCAGCGCTGCATCTCGTCCTTCTCTTTGAAGGAACCGATCTTGTCGCGCACGATGCACTTCAAGTAATGAGCGAAACGGCAAGTGGCGAACAGGTACGGCAGGCGCGCGGCCAGGTTGGCGTTGGCGGTGGCGTCCGGGTCGTCGTATTCGGCCGGTTTCTGCAACGATTGCGCGCCGATGAAGGCGGCGAAATCGGTGTTTTTCTTGTGCAGCAGCGGCATGAAACCGTTCTTCGCCAGTTCCGCTTCACGGCGGTCGCTGATGGCGATCTCGGTCGGGCACTTCATGTCCACGCCGCCGTCATCGGTCGGGAACGTGTGGGCCGGCAGGTTTTCCACTTCACCGCCAGATTCAATGCCACGGATGCGCGAGCACCAGCCGTAGTGTTTGAACGAACGGTTGATGTTCACCGCCATCGCGTAAGCGGCGTTGGCCCAGGTGTACTTGGAGCTGTCGGCGCCGTCGGTGTTTTCTTCGAACGCGAAGGCTTCCACCGGGTCGGTCTTGGCGCCGTACGGCAGGCGCGCCAGGAAGCGCGGCATGGTCAGGCCGATGTAGCGCGAGTCTTCCGATTCGCGCAGCGAACGCCAGCCGGCGTATTCCGGAGTGGTGAAGATCTTGGTCAGGTCGCGCGGGTTCGACAGTTCCTGCCACGAGCCCATGCCCATCACGGTCGGCGACGCCGCGGCGATGAACGGGGAGTGCATGGCCGCGCAGACTTTCGACAGCTCGCCGAGCAGTTCGACATCGGGTGGCGACTGGTCGAAGTAGTAGTCGCCCACCAGGCAGCCGTATGGCTCGCCGCCGAACTGGCCGTATTCTTCTTCGTACATTTTCTTGAAGATCGGGCTCTGGTCCCACGCAGTGCCCTTGAATTTCTTCAGGGTCTTGTGCAGGTCCGGCTTGGAGATGTTGAGCACACGGATCTTGAGCTGCTCATCGGTCTCGGTGTTGTTGACCAGATAGTGCAGGCCACGCCAGGC
The sequence above is drawn from the Pseudomonas quebecensis genome and encodes:
- the tssC gene encoding type VI secretion system contractile sheath large subunit, with translation MTDNTAREGVQSLGATEETSEFASLLMQEFKPKTERAREAVETAVRTLAEQALAQTDLVSNDAIKSIESIIAAIDAKLTAQVNQIIHHPDFQQLESAWRGLHYLVNNTETDEQLKIRVLNISKPDLHKTLKKFKGTAWDQSPIFKKMYEEEYGQFGGEPYGCLVGDYYFDQSPPDVELLGELSKVCAAMHSPFIAAASPTVMGMGSWQELSNPRDLTKIFTTPEYAGWRSLRESEDSRYIGLTMPRFLARLPYGAKTDPVEAFAFEENTDGADSSKYTWANAAYAMAVNINRSFKHYGWCSRIRGIESGGEVENLPAHTFPTDDGGVDMKCPTEIAISDRREAELAKNGFMPLLHKKNTDFAAFIGAQSLQKPAEYDDPDATANANLAARLPYLFATCRFAHYLKCIVRDKIGSFKEKDEMQRWLQDWILNYVDGDPAHSTETTKAQHPLAAAEVIVEEVEGNPGYYNSKFYLRPHYQLEGLTVSLRLVSKLPSAKSA